GTATTTTTCTTATTCAAATCTTTTTTAAATTCTAATGTTATTATAGCTGAATCCACTTTTGGTACAGGAAAAAAATTATTCGCTTTAACAATAAATTCCTTTTTAACATTAGCTAAAAATTGACAACTAACTGATAATTTACTATATTCTGAAGTTTTGGGTTTGGCAATAATTCTATCTGCAACTTCATTTTGAACCATTATTGTAAGTTTGGAAAAATATTCAATATTTTCAAAAATTTTAAAAAGTATATTGCTTGTAATATAATAAGGCAAATTAGCAACAACATCCCTTTTACCTTCTCAATCAAAAGTAACTTTTAAAAAATCTTGATGTTCTAAAATCAAATTTTCATTATTTATATTACTTTGTAAAATTTCAATCATTTTTTCATCAACTTCATATGCATATACTTTTTTAGCATATTTTACTAATTCAAAAGTTAAAGCTCCTTGACCAGGACCTATTTCAATTATTTCTTTGTTGTTGACATTAGATACTTCAATTATTTTTTTAACTATTTTTTTATTAGTTAAAAAATTTTGACCTAAATGTTTTTTCGTTTTAATAGTTTTATCAATCATTAAACACCAAAAACCTTTTTAATATTTTCGCTAATTATTTGTAACATTTTATTATATTCAATATTTTTAGCTAAAGCTATAGTTTCTACAACATAATTTACATAATATGCATGATTGATTTTGCTTCTATGTTCTTCTGGTGTTAAATATGGAGCATCTGTTTCACTAAAAATTTTATCATTAGGGATTAATCTAATTAGTTTTCTTGTTTCAACATTTTTTTTATATGTTATTACACCTGAGAATGAAAAATAAAAATTTTTATGATTTAATAATTTTTTAGTTCACTCTAAATTACCACTATAGGTGTGAAAAATAAATTTTAAATTTTTATATTTGTTTTTTGTAATTATTTTATAAACATCCTCAAAAGCTTCTCTAACATGAAGAATTATAGGTAAATTAAACTTTAGTCCAACATCAAGTTGTTGTTCAAAAGCTCATTTTTGAATACTTTTTTCAGGATTTTTAGGGTGATGATAGTCTAATCCTATTTCCCCAATGGCAACAACTTTTGAATGTATTTTTTTTTCTAATAAATAGAAATTATCTTCTTTTTTTACATTACTAGGATGAATACCAAAAACAGGAAATAAATTATTATGTTTTTGAATTTCACTTTCAATTTCATCAATTTCTTTTCATGAACATGAAACAAAAAATATTTTTTCTAAACCTTTTTCATAGCTTTTTTCAATTTCATATGTAGGGTTTTTATAGTATTCTTTAAAAGGATGAAAATGAATATCATTTAAATTCTTTTTATTCTTTTTACTTTGAATCAAAATTTTATTTTCATATTTTTGAAAATAAAAATAATTTTTTATTTCACTAAAAATATGTTTGCCTTTTTCAATTCAAATTATTTCTTTTTTGTTAAATTTTTCTTTCGCTAGTTTAAATATAAAATTTAATAAATTTTTTTGAAAATTAACATTTTGATAATCATAATTTCAATTAACAATAAACTCAAATTTTTCATTGTTTTTCACATGTATTAATGCTATTGCTTGTTCATAAAAATTATCATTATCTAAAAAAATGTAAAAAGAATTGTCTTTATTGTTTTTTTTATTAGTTGATATAACAAATTGAATTAACTCTGCTGAATTTTTAAATGAAATATTTTTGTCAAAAAGTTGAAATTTTTTATAATTAAAATTACAATTAATTAATTTATTTGTAAATTCTTTTGATATTTTTATTAATTTTAAGTAAGACATTTTTCCTCTTTATTTTTCTTTATTTTAAAACAAAAATAATATTTTTATCAAATATTATAATGAAAAAATAAAAATAATTTATATTTAATTACTATTTTAATATATCTGTTTTATAATTTGTTTTTAAATTAAGTTCAAAAGGATTATAAAATGAATTATAAAAATGTATTATTTGGAATGAAGAATGCAATTGAAATGGCAGAAAAAATTGCAGAAGAAACGCAACTCCCACTTTTAAAAGTTAATAGAGAAGTTTTTGCTGATGGCGAAGTAGTACTTTGATCAGAAGAAACAGTTAGAAATTCAAATGCTTTTATTATTGCAAGTACACATATGCCTGCAAATGAAAATATTATGGAATTACTTATTTTTATAGACTCATTAAAAAGAGCTAATGTCAAAAGTATTACAGTGGTCTTGCTTTATTATGGCTATGCTAGACAAGATCGTAAAGACCATGGTAGAAAACCTATAACAGCTAAATTAATTGCTGATTTATTAGAAAGAGCAGGAGCTACAAGAATTATTGCAGTTGATTTACACAATCCATCAATTCAAGGATTTTTTAACATACCAGTTGATGATTTAAAAGGTCAATATGTTTTAGCTAAAAAAATCAAACAAGAAAGTGAAAGATTTACAGTTGTTTCACCTGACCATGGCGGAGCTGTTAGAGCAAGGATTTTATCTGAATTAATTGCTGATACAGTAAAAATCGCTATTATTGATAAAAGAAGAATTGGCACTAATAAAACAGAAATTTTAGGTATTATTGGTGATGTAAAAGGTAAAAATGTTGTAATTATTGATGATATTATAGACACAGGCGGCACAATTATCAAAGCTGCTAAAGCAGTTAAAGAACATGGGGCTAAAAAAGTTATTATTGCTGCAACACATGGTGTTTTTTCAAGAGGCTTTGAAATGTTCCAAGAAGCCAAAGAAGTTGATAAGGTTATTATCACCGATTCAATTAAACATCAAAATTTAGACATCAAAAAATTTTCAAAACTTGAAATTGTTTCATTATCAAGTTTTGTATCTCAAACAATTAATGCGATTATAAGAAATACTTCAATAACAAGTTTATATAAAATAATTAAAAATGAAATCATATAAGCAAATTACCAAAGAAATGGTTGATGACAACATTTTTAGTAAACTAGAAAAATATGTAGAATTAATAGAACAAGAAAATCAAAAAATAAATTTAACTGGTTTTAGTGGAGATAGGCTTTGAGAAAAAGGCATCTATGAATCTTTGTTTCTTTTGTCAAATATTTTTCAAAATGAAAATTTAAAAAATAAAAAAATGTTAGATATAGGATCGGGTGTGGGTTTCCCCTCCATTCCTTTTTTCATAGCAAATAATAATTTTGAATTAACAATTTATGAACCTATTCAAAAAAGAGTCAATTTTTTAAAAATGGTTGCAAATGAATTGAATTTAAAAGTTAATATTAAAAAAATTAGAGCAGAAGATTCTAAAGAGGAAAAACGCTTTGACTATATAACAGCTAGAGCTGTATCTGAATTAAAAATTTTAATAGAAATTTCTCATTTTTTAGGTAAAAAAGGTGGTAAATTCTTTTTTTTAAAAGGACCAGCAATTTTTGATGAAATAAAAAGAGCTGAAGCTGAATTAAAAATTTTTAA
This Mesomycoplasma neurolyticum DNA region includes the following protein-coding sequences:
- a CDS encoding TatD family hydrolase, producing MSYLKLIKISKEFTNKLINCNFNYKKFQLFDKNISFKNSAELIQFVISTNKKNNKDNSFYIFLDNDNFYEQAIALIHVKNNEKFEFIVNWNYDYQNVNFQKNLLNFIFKLAKEKFNKKEIIWIEKGKHIFSEIKNYFYFQKYENKILIQSKKNKKNLNDIHFHPFKEYYKNPTYEIEKSYEKGLEKIFFVSCSWKEIDEIESEIQKHNNLFPVFGIHPSNVKKEDNFYLLEKKIHSKVVAIGEIGLDYHHPKNPEKSIQKWAFEQQLDVGLKFNLPIILHVREAFEDVYKIITKNKYKNLKFIFHTYSGNLEWTKKLLNHKNFYFSFSGVITYKKNVETRKLIRLIPNDKIFSETDAPYLTPEEHRSKINHAYYVNYVVETIALAKNIEYNKMLQIISENIKKVFGV
- a CDS encoding ribose-phosphate pyrophosphokinase → MNYKNVLFGMKNAIEMAEKIAEETQLPLLKVNREVFADGEVVLWSEETVRNSNAFIIASTHMPANENIMELLIFIDSLKRANVKSITVVLLYYGYARQDRKDHGRKPITAKLIADLLERAGATRIIAVDLHNPSIQGFFNIPVDDLKGQYVLAKKIKQESERFTVVSPDHGGAVRARILSELIADTVKIAIIDKRRIGTNKTEILGIIGDVKGKNVVIIDDIIDTGGTIIKAAKAVKEHGAKKVIIAATHGVFSRGFEMFQEAKEVDKVIITDSIKHQNLDIKKFSKLEIVSLSSFVSQTINAIIRNTSITSLYKIIKNEII
- the rsmG gene encoding 16S rRNA (guanine(527)-N(7))-methyltransferase RsmG, translating into MKSYKQITKEMVDDNIFSKLEKYVELIEQENQKINLTGFSGDRLWEKGIYESLFLLSNIFQNENLKNKKMLDIGSGVGFPSIPFFIANNNFELTIYEPIQKRVNFLKMVANELNLKVNIKKIRAEDSKEEKRFDYITARAVSELKILIEISHFLGKKGGKFFFLKGPAIFDEIKRAEAELKIFKIKNYNSTKYISSSNETNYIFWFEKNSETPKGYPRKWAKIKKP
- the rsmA gene encoding 16S rRNA (adenine(1518)-N(6)/adenine(1519)-N(6))-dimethyltransferase RsmA; translated protein: MIDKTIKTKKHLGQNFLTNKKIVKKIIEVSNVNNKEIIEIGPGQGALTFELVKYAKKVYAYEVDEKMIEILQSNINNENLILEHQDFLKVTFDWEGKRDVVANLPYYITSNILFKIFENIEYFSKLTIMVQNEVADRIIAKPKTSEYSKLSVSCQFLANVKKEFIVKANNFFPVPKVDSAIITLEFKKDLNKKNTQDFLLFIKKCFLMKRKTLFNNLKTFLQTDSILKMFEELNIKNNVRAQELSVDKYLEIFNYLNHL